Proteins from a single region of Aquirhabdus parva:
- a CDS encoding phosphoadenosine phosphosulfate reductase domain-containing protein codes for MSEHHVLGLSGGKDSAALAIYMRQHHPELKIHYFFTDTGKELPEVYDFLAKLEGFLGQKIEYINGDRDFDFWLRQYNDFLPSAQTRWCTRQLKLLPFKNWIRPWLEKGDKVYSYVAIRADEEHRVGLISQHKNLEVTFPFRQHGIDKAGVYELLEASGVGLPKYYEWRSRSGCTFCFFQQKIEWVRLKERHPSAFEEAKAYEKTALNAGSPFTWSRGESLEELEKPPRIKQIQADFELRKQKAIQRKPINPLRPQQIETLDIDDLYLEDEGNGSCLTCHK; via the coding sequence ATGAGCGAACATCATGTCCTAGGTCTCTCTGGCGGCAAAGATAGTGCAGCACTTGCAATCTATATGCGACAACATCATCCAGAATTAAAAATCCATTATTTTTTTACAGATACAGGGAAGGAATTGCCTGAAGTTTATGACTTTTTAGCAAAACTTGAGGGTTTTCTAGGGCAAAAAATTGAATATATCAATGGTGACCGTGACTTCGATTTTTGGCTGAGGCAGTATAATGATTTTCTACCCAGTGCCCAGACGCGCTGGTGCACTCGCCAGCTCAAGCTATTACCATTTAAAAACTGGATTCGCCCATGGCTAGAGAAAGGTGATAAGGTTTATAGTTACGTTGCCATTCGAGCTGATGAGGAGCACCGAGTAGGGTTGATATCACAGCATAAAAACCTAGAGGTTACTTTCCCTTTTCGCCAACATGGGATAGATAAAGCCGGTGTATACGAGTTACTAGAAGCATCGGGTGTTGGTTTACCGAAATATTACGAATGGCGTTCTCGTAGTGGATGTACGTTTTGTTTTTTTCAACAAAAAATTGAATGGGTACGACTTAAAGAAAGACACCCCTCTGCATTTGAAGAAGCAAAAGCCTATGAAAAGACAGCTTTAAATGCGGGATCACCATTTACTTGGTCCAGAGGCGAGTCTCTCGAAGAATTAGAAAAACCTCCTCGGATTAAACAAATTCAAGCTGATTTCGAATTACGTAAACAGAAGGCGATTCAACGCAAGCCAATCAACCCATTACGGCCCCAACAAATTGAAACCCTAGATATAGATGATCTTTATTTAGAGGATGAGGGGAATGGATCGTGCCTGACCTGCCACAAATAG